TCACCAAATTCCCCTTTCTTCATTTCTACATCAATCCTTCCTTTTATTTCTTCTGCTGTCCATCGCTCGATCACAtagatatttttatttttcaagAAACCTTCACATTCTACTCTTTCTAGATACAACAGCTACAATCAAAGAATAAAGTACAATTTtgttttttattgtatttaatataaagaataagtttaattttaacagtaaaatatatatgaatttgtACTTACAATTAGGACACTTAACGGTCCAGAATAATACTGTCCATTTTGTCCTCTGTCCTATCCCTTCTTGCTCTGCAGTAGACATTCATATATGTATCCACACCAATCAACCTTCGATACATCTACCTCATTTGTAATACATGGCAAGAACTTCAAATTACATATTCCACATTTGTTAGCTTCTGCCATACAAGTAGCAAAAAGAACAAGGAAGTTCAAAACGAACTTTCTATCTGCATTTTTTCTTTCCTTCATATATTCAACAACATCTGTTGAATGTATGTCTTGCTGGTTCTTAAACTATTTCCTCCATGAAATAGTCACCGGATCAATTGGATTGCTTCTTTCCACGTAATTAATCTTCAATCCTTTCATTGGTACACCTAAGACTTCATGCACTGTTTCTTTTGTGATTTTAATTGAACCATTCTAAAGATTTAATGTTGATGAACATTCATCAAAATTGTTTACTAGATAGTAACCAAGTTTCATCTGATTTTCAAAGAACTTCATTTCTAAAATTGACCCAAATCCAATCTGCCTTATCTTTTCTTTTTGAATGTCATTCATATTCTGTATCACGGTGTATAAATATTTTGGTGATGATCTTGACCTTATAATTTCATCTTCTTCGTGTTTAATACCtgcttattatattattataacaactacatcatttattagattttttaaatataaaaatcaaagtaaattaactttttaattttttttaaagatgAATGTTACCTTTTTATTTAGAAGCTTTGAATGATGGCCTTTCAAAATCATCATCAGAATTGTCTTTGGTTTTTGATCTACTTGTGCCTTCACCAAACGTATTAATTTTTCCATGCAAACTTTTTTCTAATTTTTTCAACTCTCCCATATTTTGGAGTACCTTAATTACTGCATTTTCAACATGCCTTATATCCTTTTTATTCAATGCAGGTGTCTTTCTTACATATTTTCTTTTCCGTCTTTTTCAAACTTTTCATGTTTATCCTTCTTTTTCAATTTCTGTTTTTCTTCAATCTCTGCAAACAGTTATGCAATCATTTATCATAAGCTATTTACATACAAGTTTATAATTATGTATTCATCTAAGTATATTATTCATCTGTATTTTTTATAATTCATCATAACTATAGTCATTTTTTCAACATTTAACATTCGTATTTTTTATTATTCATCTTCATGAAACATGTAATCTAATCATTGTATATATTTTTGTCCTTCATTATAAAATGTAAGCAGTTTAATgtactttttatcattcatcatgtactttttatcattcatcataaactataaccattaatatgtatttttttttaccattcatcatgtattcttttttatcatttatcattaacTATTATGATAGGCAGTTTTTTTTTAACATAACACATTCTTATTTTCTATCATTCATCAGAATACAACATGTAAACTATTATTTGTacgttttttttttcattcatCATATACTATACGCATTTTTGTGTTATTTTTtctatcattcatcatttaacatttACGATATTCAAACATCAGcacaatgcataaatataacattcATATTTTCATCATTCATTtcagtttatatcatattcatcataTACTAATCAATCATGTAACAACTAAAATAACAGTCATCCTTATTAATACATCATTCATCAGTTTAATTAATCTAAACGTTTTCAATTTCATTCATCGATATCAGATTTAAACCATATTATCCTATTATTGAATCGCATAATTTCAATTTTCATTCATCAGTTTAATTGTAACtactttttaaaatttataaatcaCGTAATCAATAAAACGTTACTTTTATCGTACCTGCATCATGAATTTCGTTTgattttctcttattattttcatcTCTTTTTTTACGTTTTTTGGATGCATCTTCCGCCATTACGTGAGCTTGTAATCAAGTTTTATGTTAGATTCTTCTTCAATATCAGCTTGTAATCTTCTTTTAACGATCGAGCTTCAGTAGATTGTTGTTAGAATCGTCGGGTTTTTTCAAATTTGTTAGCTTCGATTTCGTGGATCTGATATTTATTCGATCATcgttttagggtttttttttgtttttagcgTTTTTTCTTTTCTGTAATTCGTATTTTGTAAATGACGATTTTACCCCTCCGCGTTATTTTTAGTTTTATGTTAATTTGTGGTCTacatttacttatccagtttgtactcgttttaagattagccacggatcgtgcccctatatatatatatatatatatatatatatgtatatatgtatagtgGTAGGATcgggagggaagtaaccaatcggggggaggcggggggaagcaaattttttttctttcgttttttgaaaaagttttgttcacgaacattatagattggatgaaaatatgaacatttaataaagacactttgtgataaatgtttttattttggctggaaaacactcgaagaagtaatatataacaattatcgtgtttttcgagtgtatgttgaggttttagatattaatgtttagatattagggtttagatattagggtttagatattagggtttatagggtttagatatttagggtttagggtttagatttaggatttagattgagtttttaacacgaacggtttagagtttatggtttagggtttagggtttagggtttggtgttttgagtttatggaataaacccaaaacaccaaaccctaaaccctaaatcgggctaaattttacttcacaaaacatgaagaaaaaaaacgttgacattcttcacgaacaatattatcttgaatgttatttttgtcgatcgtttttccgtcaaaataataacattcatcacgaagtgtcttttttaaatgttcatattttcatccattctataatgttcgtgaacaaagttttttaaaaaaaaattgcttccccccgcttccatccgattgattacttccccattgatcctgcatatatatatatatatatatatatatatatatatatatatatatatatatatatatatatatatatatatatatatatatatatatatatatatatatatatatatatataatcaagagggaaccacttttttggggggaagtaattttttttgttttttgaaaaaactttgttcacgaacattatcgaTTAGATGAaactatgaacatttaaaaaagatattttgtgatgaatgtcattattttggcggaaaaacgctcgaagaaacaaataaaaacattcaatgcattgaatgttttgctgatgagtttttttttaaagggttagaaattagggtttagaaattagagggttgtaaattagggtttagctattagggtttagaaataagggttttgggtttagaaattagggtttagggtttagaaattagagtttagattgaatattttaacacgaacggtttagagtttagggtttagggttttgggttttgggttgagggtttacggagtaaacccgaaaattcaaaaccctaaactctaaatcgggctaaatttgaaaaaaacacttcacacaagatgaaaacaaaacgatgcaaataaactcagcagcaaaacattcattgcattgaatgcttttatttttttcttcgagcgttttcccgccaaaataatgacattcatgacaaagtgtctttttttaaatgttcatattatcatctaatctataatattcgtgaacaaagtttttttcaaaaaatgaaaaaatagCAAAAAAAAATTTGTTCCCCCTTCTCCAAAAAAGTGTTTCCTTCTCgattatgactatatatatatatatatatatatatatatatatatatatatatatatatatatatatatatatatatatatatatatatatatatatatatatatatatatatatatatatatatatatatgaggattATTCAAATGAGACCaagttttaagttgagattcaagggaccaatcagattgcgacacgtggcgcgataatcacatgtgattggaaaaaaaaaaattcaaaaattttttttttttcgaaaaaaaaaatttcaaaaattctttttttcgaaatttttttttttcaattttttttttcaatcacatgtgattaaatttgacatgcagtaaatcacatgtgattgggcatgccaatcacatgtgattgtaaaacccaatcacatgtgattattgcatgccaaatccaatcacatgtgattgaaaaataaaattcagtaaaatgacgaataatgacgaatttcactaaatttgtgctaaaaccttcaaacaccaagttttggatcaaaacttgatcaaatcaccgaattaacgtctaaaattttgaagatatgatcacgaaacgctaacaaacttgatcaaatcaccgaattaaagtatgtttccagttgaaattttttttaaaaaattgtaattttttttaatcacatttgattggattttatatgcagaatcacatgtgattgagttccacaatcacatgtgattgggttttacaatcacatgtgattggatttgacatgctaaatttaaaaaaaaaaaaattcgaaaaaaaaaaattttttttaaaaaaaaattttaaaattttttttaaatttttttccaatcacatgtgattgtcgcgccacatgtcgcgctctgattggcccattgaatttcaagcaaatttttGGTTTCAAAGGAATACATATATATGAGTTGTTAATGTGTTACTTAACTATTAAGAATTGTGTTTAaggtatatattaaaattatttgcCGCAAACAACGCGCGGATATTTTCCGCTAGTTATGTACATATACCGACTAATGAAGGTTATTGGTCAAATATTATATGACAAAAATGCTTCTCTGTATTAGACTGGCTATTTATATCCTTTTCTGGTTGCGTGGGTgaatataattttaaaattttgatccCTTCCCAACACCTACTACACCAACGCCAACTCCCTCACATCTCGTGTCTTTTATCTGCTAATCGAAACGGAAATATATCGATCATGCCGTCTTTATTGAGAAAACTAGAAGATTTACTAAACCCGTATAAGGGCTTTTTTATCAAGTATAACGATATATTAGATGCAACCAACCACTTTCACACGACAAATATAATTCAGCAAGTGGAAAAATATAATCATGTCTACAGAGGAAAACtaattcggtttggcacaaggatCAATGTTATTGTAGAAAAGAGGTTAAATATGACTGCAGAGGAGCTTTTAAAACTGGTCTCAATGATTTCTCGTTTTAAGCATAAAAATATTGCCACTTTTGTTGGGTTTTCTTATTCTTTAGACCTCGTCTACGATGCAATCGCCGACAATTGCATCGCCTACATCGTTTCCGATGGTGAAGTTAAAGAAAGTCTCAGCCAAAGCCAAAATATCGTACATGTTTTCAGTTCCAGCTATAATAATTTTGACTACGTCTATTATAAACTCACATGTTCCCAAAGAATACAAATATGTATGGATGCTGCCCGTGCCTTGAGTTACATCCATGATTGTGATGCCATACACGGTGATTTCAGGAGCACTAGCGTTCTTTTAACAGAAGATTTGGAGGTTAAGGTTGTGTGTTTGGTTATAATCCCTGAAAATTCGACCTTTTCCCATTACACTGATCTAGATTTTAGTGTGACACAGAAATCTGACGTGTATTCTTTCGGTGTGGTTTTGAAAGACTTGTTTTGTCAGCAGTATCTAAATCCTTCACGCAGTGGGAATACTGCAAATTTCAGATTTTACTTTGATGATGATATACGCGAACAATTGCATTCACAAGCATTTCTCATTTTGTCTGAAACGATTGATAGATGCTTGAATGCGCAACATCAGCGGCGCCCAAATATGGATGAAACTGTAAAACTACTTGATAAAGCGTTATTTCTACAAAGGAGGCATGAAAATCCGGTTAGACAATCCTTTTGATCTGAATTCTTAAGTGAAAATTGATAACCTTACTTGAACCatcaattgttgttattgttattattaagggaTAGTTATTAAAAATGAGCAGCTTGGGTACTTATTACTTTTTTTCTTTTTGAAGGCGGCTACTTTTTTAGTAGAGAAAATTAGTCCCAAGCTCATATTTTATATGCATATTATTCGTTAAAATTTTGTCGATTGTCCCTGAATTTTCTACTAAACATTGTAGGTGGTCTTAAACCATTTTTTGACTTTGTTGACCTCGATCTTTGAAGATATTCCACGAAGTCAAAAAAATAGTTTAAAGTCAcctacaatgtttaatacaaaattCAAGAACCATCGACAAAATTCAGGGACCATGTAGAAGAATATCAACCCCATAAGGTGTTATATTTCATTAATCAACTATTTATAGATATACAAACCTAACTAAATTCTAATGGACCAAGCCTGTTATACAATTGATTTGAGTCGGTACTAATATTCTAATATTAAATGTCACAGAAAAGCATCAAGATTGCACTAGATGACATTAAGTCAGCGACACAGAATTTTGCAGAAACGTACCAAATAGGATCTGTCAGATATGGTAAGGTGTATAGAGCAGAACTCTACCTTTTTGATGAAAATATCTTTATGGAAACAGAAGAAAATAATCCAGAGGAAATGTATAGGATGCAAAGTATTGTAGCTATAAAACACATCTTATATGATGAGAAAGATGCTGAAAAGGGGCAGGATGAGAAAGATATTGAAAAGGGGCAAGACGAGCTAGTGTTCTCTCTAGAAATTGAAATGCCTCGTAGATACGAGCATCCCAAAATAGTTTCACTTACTGGCTTTTCTGAAGAATATGTTAAAATGCTTCGTAAATTCGAGCATCCCAACATAGTTGCATTTCTCGGCTATTGCAAAGAAAATTCAGAATTCATCCTTGTCTATGAGTTTAATCCAAATGGTAGCCTGAATGATTATTTGAAAAGCACCAAAAAAGAATTTTATCTTAATTGGGTTCAACGGATTAGAATATGTGTTGACATTGCACAAGGGTTAAATTATCTTCAAAGATGCTTCATGGATGAAGAGAGGAAAGTTTATCATGATATCAAAAGTGCCAACATATTTTTGGGCAAGAATTGGGAGGCCAAAATTTCTGACTTTGGACTGTCCAAATATCACCATGTGAATCAATTGGAATGTACTGCGAGTACATATACTATTGCAAGTAGTGAGGTATACTTGGATCCTGAATATTTGAGGACGGgtaaatttgaaaaaaaatcagACATATACTCTTTAGGAGTCGTGTTTTTTGAAATACTGTCTGGGAGATTGGCATATGACCAAATTTTTCTCAATGAAAATATCAAAGGGATTGCAGCAATCGCACAGAAGTGCTTTAACGAAGGAACGTTAGAGAAAATAATAGATCCTAAATTATTCGAAGAAacagaggaactcttctttgggctGAAGATAGGAGTCAATCAAGAGTCGTTAGAAGTATTTGCTAAAATtgcatttagatgtttgactaaaagtcaagacAGACCTCCAACAATCAAAGTCATCATTAAAGAACTTCAAGATGCATTACACATTCAAGTAAGTCACTACTTCAAAAATCTGCTACAAATTTTCCCTAATTGCATGCGTAATTCTAATCTGTACTACCAATTTGGAGGTTTTTCATCTTTAAATATTGGTTTACGAAATTTGTACTTGACACTATAATTACCGAATCTAAGTACAGTGGCAAGTGGAAATTTGGGGGAACTTTTAGATTTCAAGTTTAGATATGTTACTGAAACGTGAAAATATGTAATAGTAGTAATGCGTGTGTATATACTCTTCCAACTTTCCAATATCTCTTTTCTCCAGCTCTTTACTTCTGCAACTTCAACCTTCACACCATAAACTTAAAAAAAACCCTTTTCTCTACAAATATACTAGATTTTGAAGCGGATTTTGTTTATATGGATACTTTAAACAAAAAGGAAAGAAATCATATGTCTTGGAAGTCTAGTTTAACTTATGGAGTAACTTTATACCTCTATAGCTACTGCATATCTGCGCCTCCCTTGTTCTTGTAGATGGGAATAATAATGTAGAGGTTAATCAATTGTGGCCAAACAAGAATTAAAACacaaaataatttaaatagttcAAAACCAAAATAACTAAAAAGTAGGACtagataaaaataaagataaacatGTGGAATTCAAATCCTTATCAACTCCAGCTCCTCATTTGCTCATCCGTTACCTTTTTTCTTCCATTTAGCTGATCCACTATTCCAGCCCACCAAGAAGTTGCCCAATGTAACTGGACCAATGGCTGATCACGGTCCAGCAGTGCACTTGCACCTGCTCTTAGGAATTCGGAAGGCccaacaagacaagtgatttaaaCCAGTCACTtacccacgaacgacaaacgaatatTAAAGCATAAAACGATAAAGATTAACGATACAAGATTTAacatggttatatcccaactccaaaacacggagaagggtttactccacgagcGCAAACCAGAGTTTTTTCAATATATTTTTCGTGCACACATTAAAGGGTTACATAAGATCCTATTTATAGGGGAACAATAGCTTAGGGAACAAGAAGATAATAGATCTGGAAGTTTCAGGCCGCCCTAGCCTCGCGATAGCGAGCCACCAAGGCATATCAGCCTCGCGGTCGCGAGATCACCTCTTACTAGCTAGCACCTCGCAACAGCAACATCATCCTCGATCCTTCCTTGTTTAAGCTCCTTCACAcctaacaatctcccacttgaaggagaCTTTGAATAACCTTCGCCAACCCATCAACTATGTTTCTTCAATACCCACAATATCTCCAGATtagccgattaccaactccttttgataccgccggatgagacaccctaatcacgccgcacttcactcgttagaccacgagcaagtgaagtctttcgacaccaaaaacacggctgagcgataatccaatctcatagttactagcttgggccatctcggtttctTTCACCACCATCTTCTAAaacgaagatcatcttcttacaccaGAAGATCAATCGAAGCGAGCGAGACTTCAATCATTAGATTCTTCCATGAGACAACACTGCCTCACCCATCGATCTAGACACGTCCAATCCTGAACACACATGTCAATGACCACTCGTACAGATAATACccgtctatctatgatttcctTCACACAAAAAAGGAACCCCAATAGACGCCTTTGTAGACTATTCTTCAAGATACCATAGAGAGAACGCAATCACCACCTTAAAGTCAGCCACCTTTTCAACTTTCCAGTTTTTCGTTGGTACACTAACCTCCTCATAGcactatgaatttcacaaaccccatCTTCTATCCCAAGCACACTCCCACTATACGAGCAAGAATTAAACCGCGGCTTTTGAGAAGACATTTGGATCGTATCATTGGTTAGTCACAAATTTCTTTGTCATCGGAAAGTAGAACGAGTATTCGAAGTCATAGTGTTAAAAGGAATTAACACACTAATCTTGAGGACATTGGAGAAACAAGTCGCTCAACCATCTGCACAACTCCACTAGATgtctaactcccactagctcgataacttccaTTGGTTACTAAACTCAAACCGAGTTCCtgacaccctcaacgatcctagaaagctcaagttctgaAATTTACACGATTATCCGCTCCTCTTCCATCACCTAAGGACTTCTAATTGATCACCCTCGAAGAAAAAACCGCTCCCtttgttgaaacatcaaccaaGAACCGAGCAACCGTCGAACACGTTCTATCCGACACCTTTCGACAACCAATTTCCTTAGTGACTAGGAACTCTAATCCGCCTGCATACTCCATGGATCATGGATTATTGACAAAATACCATTGGTCATCCCGTTTACAAACCGCAACTACTAAACTTCCCTGATACTCCCACTATCGACTTTCAACCCGATGCATCTTGTTCATTACCACAACCACTCTAAATCGAGAGAAGAACACCCTCCTTAGCTTCCGTAACAAACTCACATCTCTAAAAACATAGCTTGTATGGCTCAAAGTTTATGAGACAAAACCATCTCGCGCTcgcgtcatcaaacccgaaaaGTTCACCTTGAAAACTGCCTAGATTCGAAAAATCATATCTCAAGATCCAAAGGTCACATCAACCACATATTTTTAACACGTGTAGATAAGTGTGTCAACCATTCACAATCATAAAAATCAAGTCGGTCCAACGGTTAAAAAATCCGCAATGAATTTTTTCTACAACAACTCCTAGAACTCAGAATTTGATAGTTCAATCATTCTT
This genomic stretch from Rutidosis leptorrhynchoides isolate AG116_Rl617_1_P2 chromosome 11, CSIRO_AGI_Rlap_v1, whole genome shotgun sequence harbors:
- the LOC139874971 gene encoding receptor-like protein kinase THESEUS 1, whose translation is MPSLLRKLEDLLNPYKGFFIKYNDILDATNHFHTTNIIQQVEKYNHVYRGKLIRFGTRINVIVEKRLNMTAEELLKLVSMISRFKHKNIATFVGFSYSLDLVYDAIADNCIAYIVSDGEVKESLSQSQNIVHVFSSSYNNFDYVYYKLTCSQRIQICMDAARALSYIHDCDAIHGDFRSTSVLLTEDLEVKVVCLVIIPENSTFSHYTDLDFSVTQKSDVYSFGVVLKDLFCQQYLNPSRSGNTANFRFYFDDDIREQLHSQAFLILSETIDRCLNAQHQRRPNMDETVKLLDKALFLQRRHENPVRQSF
- the LOC139874972 gene encoding probable receptor-like protein kinase At2g23200 yields the protein MSQKSIKIALDDIKSATQNFAETYQIGSVRYGKVYRAELYLFDENIFMETEENNPEEMYRMQSIVAIKHILYDEKDAEKGQDEKDIEKGQDELVFSLEIEMPRRYEHPKIVSLTGFSEEYVKMLRKFEHPNIVAFLGYCKENSEFILVYEFNPNGSLNDYLKSTKKEFYLNWVQRIRICVDIAQGLNYLQRCFMDEERKVYHDIKSANIFLGKNWEAKISDFGLSKYHHVNQLECTASTYTIASSEVYLDPEYLRTGKFEKKSDIYSLGVVFFEILSGRLAYDQIFLNENIKGIAAIAQKCFNEGTLEKIIDPKLFEETEELFFGLKIGVNQESLEVFAKIAFRCLTKSQDRPPTIKVIIKELQDALHIQVSHYFKNLLQIFPNCMRNSNLYYQFGGFSSLNIGLRNLYLTL